The Saccharomyces eubayanus strain FM1318 chromosome IV, whole genome shotgun sequence genome contains the following window.
GGTGAGTGATGCGCGGGCAGTCAATAATACTGGGGTTTACTTTACTTGGTTTTATTTGAAAGGAAACAAAGTATACAAGAGAGTATTGGTGGAAAAGAGCACCGAATTTGAAATGTTTCCTATAtctaaatgaaaaaaaaaaaaaaaaaaaaNNNNNNNNNNNNNNNNNNNNNNNNNNNNNNNNNNNNNNNNNNNNNNNNNNNNNNNNNNAAAAACTGCCTATTTCATCATCGATACACATAGATCTCGAGCATCAAAATCACGCTTGCTGCAACACATTCGGATACCTTTTGTTGCCAGTCTTCAATACAGATCATCCGATCGTGGCATGTGCTTATGAGAGGAAGGTGGTAACCTAATAACACGTCAGCGACTGGTATGTTTGCTTGCCCTTTTTTAATTTGCTTCTCAAtgtattttttccatttgagTTTTCTGTTGATAAGCCTCAGAGTTTTGGTAGGCGCCTAGTGGTGGAACGGTTGAGCCGGAATCGCGATTGAGATGTGATGTTAGTGGGCCATTGTgcatcttttttatattttggGCAATGCGAGCACGCTACGCTAGTGCCAGTATGCGCGGTTTCTGTTCTTAACGTACTTATAGATCGCTACgttatttcatttttgaaaatctgAGCCCGGGGAGTGCGGATCCATACATACATGTAATTTGTTGTTGCAGTATTGCTAGAGTACATTTTTCTCCGCGATTGTCTGTCTTCTTTACACCAGTTCTGTTTTCCGTCTCAACCTCTTCATTATTATGGAAAGCATCTACCATTACCACACCCACACACGAACGTTAAGGCTAATCGTTATTAGTTGAATCTCCATAGCCaagctctttttttttttcaatgttttCCGTCGCTTTCCAAGtgacagaaaaaaaggagtTTGAATTAGGCTTGCAAAAGGGGCAATATCAATGATACTGTCACCCTTAATGTCTGATTTATCGTCAACTCTGTAAAGGAAACAAGAGAGAGAAAGGTTGGTGGAGATTAAATCTGTAGAAACAGGAAGGTTTATTCTAGTTATTCCATTTTTCAGTAGATTTTTGCCTTTTACTAGAATTAATTTAACCAATATAAAAGGTTCAAGGAAAAATCTATTCACTGAACTTATTAGAAAACCTCAAATGTGTTGGAtgcattgaaaagattaaccaaaaaaaaaaggcacGCAAGCAGGTCAAAAGACTAGGACTCCCTTCGTTTCCTATCCCATTTTGCCTCAAGCATCGAATAAGTTTGCGAGCAAAGCATAACCGGGCAAATGTTACAAGAGAAAATACATGATTTGGGATCTTCTTGGATGGATTTGTTTACATATTTCTTTACTCATTTTTTGAGGATCAATACAATATTCTTGTCCCATCCTTGCTAAAGTAAAGAACGGGCATTAATTTCCGAACAGAAAGAATTGTGTGTTCACTTTGTGGTTTTCGCATTGTACTTTTCCTACTTGCATTAGCAGTTGTTTGGCTCACTACTTTTTTCGATGCTCACGAATAATTTTTGGAacctcatttttttttttttttttttNNNNNNNNNNNtttttttttttttttttttttttagctaTTCATTTATACTGTGAAGTCATATATTGAGTACCTCTATTTCCGTACTTGGTTATATACACAGTTAGAAACTGTAGGAAAAAGAAGTGCGCTGTTTACGCTTATTATATACAGTAAAGTCTACCAGATGACTTCTTCTCTTAGAATATACATTATATACACAAAAAATAGAACAATATAATAACATCCCGGTAACCATCCTAGTAATCAAATGACTGTATGgatatatattcttttttttcattgcgAAAGCATACTGTTATATATGCCTGTCGCATCGTCAATCGTCCATAATTTGTTGACTCCCTAATGATGGTATTTACCTTCACCTAGTGTCACTGACAAGACCAACAAGCTTACAGTCAACATTATGTAGCCAATGACCTCCCATCTAACGATGGTGGTCTGGGTGGGTTCGCAAATCCATTCGGCCAACCCCATGAATATAATAGCCCCTAAATTGCATGTAGTCAAATACTCAGCGGGAGCTTTACGGTTCAACTCTAGTACCGAAACCAGGTTTGGTAGTGtgccaaagaaaattgcGCCGAGCAATGAAAACCAGAAGCTCTTGTCATTGTACAACAAGGAGATGGATTCCAAAGACCCGCGAGAGGGGAATTTAGGAATGAATGGCAAAAGCATGATCATACCGATGACACCGATCAGGGCCAAATGAGTGCTTTGCTTGACCAAGACAACGGCAGAGTTGTCGTTCTTAGAAATGTTGCTGCAAAACCAACGGTTCCATAACACGGCGAATGGGCCCATAACCAAAGCACCGAGACCGCAAATCAAGGCACCTTTCAACCTGTCAAACAAGAAGGGGTCTGTAAGTTCACCCGTATTAGGGTTAACAGACAGCTTGCCGGCGAGCATATCACAGGTAGCCTTTGTGTACGAGATGATCAAAATGCCAATGACGGCATTCATCATAATTAGGAAGTTACGGAACACATAGTTTTTCCTGGAGATCCCGCAAACACCGTAGAGAAGAGTGACAATTTCGAAAATGGCAGTGTTTTGTATCAGAGCAACATCAAATGCTGGCGATAAAGACAAAGCTAAGTTGTAAGTCAGGTTCGCTACAATCATTATTGAGGCCAACACTGTCAGCTTAGCTAAATACTTCATGCTGGCAACggatatgattttttgtttttgttgttggatGGCAATGCGTGGTTGAGGGTCATCTAGTACGTGTGAGAACGTATCCACGTCGTCGTCCATAACGGACTCGGTATTAGTGCCGTTGAGCTCGAGGGTTCTGTTCGATTCTGAATCTGAGATAAACATCGGTCTCATGTTCTTCCAGAGTCGAGATGCAGGTACCAAGAGCAACCACGACGCAAAGTACATGAAGGTCAGATAGAAGGTCAGCGAGCCGTTGTTGCCA
Protein-coding sequences here:
- the CSG2 gene encoding mannosylinositol phosphorylceramide synthase regulatory subunit, with amino-acid sequence MSTTLLWFSSVIGYVIQTKCLSNIQSRKEVPVGANSTVATPEANGDNGNNGSLTFYLTFMYFASWLLLVPASRLWKNMRPMFISDSESNRTLELNGTNTESVMDDDVDTFSHVLDDPQPRIAIQQQKQKIISVASMKYLAKLTVLASIMIVANLTYNLALSLSPAFDVALIQNTAIFEIVTLLYGVCGISRKNYVFRNFLIMMNAVIGILIISYTKATCDMLAGKLSVNPNTGELTDPFLFDRLKGALICGLGALVMGPFAVLWNRWFCSNISKNDNSAVVLVKQSTHLALIGVIGMIMLLPFIPKFPSRGSLESISLLYNDKSFWFSLLGAIFFGTLPNLVSVLELNRKAPAEYLTTCNLGAIIFMGLAEWICEPTQTTIVRWEVIGYIMLTVSLLVLSVTLGEGKYHH